From the Gramella sp. Hel_I_59 genome, one window contains:
- a CDS encoding TIGR04282 family arsenosugar biosynthesis glycosyltransferase, whose protein sequence is MSKENLLIIFTKNPVLGKVKTRLAKGVGDKKALEIYKFLLKHTKDVTSKLDVSKQVYYAWNIAENDLWEDGGFQKRLQVEGDLGEKMEAAFKAGFDEGYKKIVIIGSDLYNLETTDLEDAFEELEAHDYVIGPAEDGGYYLLGMKSLNSDLFINKAWSTSSVFEQSLQDMQEGTYKALPLKNDIDTLEDIQDHPAFQKLINNDR, encoded by the coding sequence GTGTCAAAAGAAAATCTGCTAATCATATTTACAAAAAATCCTGTTCTCGGAAAGGTCAAAACCAGGCTTGCCAAAGGAGTAGGAGATAAAAAAGCTCTTGAAATTTATAAATTTCTGCTGAAGCATACTAAGGATGTAACCAGTAAGCTTGACGTAAGCAAGCAGGTTTATTACGCCTGGAATATCGCTGAAAACGATCTCTGGGAGGATGGAGGTTTTCAGAAAAGATTGCAGGTAGAAGGAGATCTGGGAGAGAAAATGGAAGCTGCTTTTAAAGCTGGATTCGACGAAGGCTATAAGAAAATTGTGATTATTGGAAGTGATCTTTACAATCTTGAGACAACAGATCTTGAGGATGCTTTTGAAGAACTTGAAGCTCACGACTATGTAATTGGACCCGCTGAAGACGGTGGATATTACCTTTTGGGTATGAAATCATTAAATTCAGATTTATTCATAAACAAAGCCTGGAGTACTTCCAGTGTATTCGAACAAAGTCTTCAGGACATGCAGGAGGGAACTTATAAAGCGCTGCCACTAAAAAATGATATAGATACGCTGGAGGATATTCAAGATCATCCGGCTTTTCAAAAATTAATAAATAATGACAGATAG
- a CDS encoding rhodanese-like domain-containing protein, with protein sequence MKLQGIIFSLIFFIGITGFSQNALDDLLQKYNSGDVPYTSVEQLRMDQLNDEVVILDARESNEYETSHLDGSKYIGYNNLDLSVLDSITRDKQIVVYCSVGIRSENIAKKIQDLGFEDVKNLYGGIFEWKNTGYPVYDNKGKKTEKIHTYSKYWSKYLKNGEKIY encoded by the coding sequence ATGAAATTACAGGGAATCATTTTCAGCTTAATTTTTTTCATTGGAATTACCGGGTTTAGTCAAAACGCATTGGATGATCTATTGCAAAAATATAATTCTGGCGATGTTCCATATACTTCCGTAGAGCAACTGCGTATGGATCAATTAAATGATGAGGTGGTCATCCTGGATGCAAGGGAAAGCAATGAATACGAAACCAGTCATCTTGATGGATCAAAATATATAGGGTATAATAATCTTGATCTTAGTGTTCTGGATTCCATTACCAGGGATAAACAGATCGTTGTCTACTGTTCAGTAGGAATTAGATCAGAGAACATAGCCAAAAAGATTCAGGATTTAGGATTTGAGGATGTAAAAAATCTATACGGAGGAATTTTTGAATGGAAAAATACCGGCTATCCTGTTTATGATAATAAAGGCAAGAAAACCGAAAAAATTCATACTTATTCAAAATACTGGTCGAAATATCTTAAGAACGGCGAAAAAATTTACTAG
- the arsS gene encoding arsenosugar biosynthesis radical SAM (seleno)protein ArsS (Some members of this family are selenoproteins.), which yields MITKSLKARKDDLSSPKNQLEFLSEGIFEEGELPYFRDKIAETHDLPFKPKKLEILQLNLGYMCNQVCSHCHVDAGPDRKEIMTVETMKQCLEVIKNTGAHTLDLTGGAPEMNPNFRWFVEEAAKAGIKDFIVRSNLTIILANKKYHDLPEFFKKHNVHVVSSLPFYKREKTDKQRGSGVFDKSIKALQMLNAVGYAQEGTGLKLDLVYNPSGAFLPTDQKAMEQDFKKALKEDFNIDFGSLFAITNLPISRFLEYLIASENYEDYMYALVEAYNPAAVENVMCTNTISISWDGWLYDCDFNQMLELKVNSKVQHISEYNEDILNDRNIIISQHCYGCTAGAGSSCQGTVA from the coding sequence ATGATCACAAAATCCCTGAAGGCGCGTAAGGATGATCTTTCAAGCCCTAAGAACCAGTTAGAATTTTTAAGCGAAGGCATATTTGAAGAAGGCGAACTCCCGTATTTCCGGGATAAGATCGCAGAAACTCATGACCTGCCATTCAAACCCAAAAAACTCGAAATACTACAGTTGAATCTTGGTTACATGTGTAATCAGGTTTGTTCGCATTGCCATGTAGATGCCGGTCCCGATCGTAAGGAGATCATGACGGTAGAAACCATGAAGCAATGTCTGGAAGTGATCAAGAATACCGGAGCCCATACGCTGGACCTTACTGGTGGTGCCCCTGAAATGAATCCGAATTTTAGATGGTTTGTGGAAGAAGCCGCTAAAGCCGGAATCAAAGATTTTATTGTTAGATCAAACCTAACGATCATTCTTGCCAACAAGAAGTATCACGATCTACCGGAATTCTTTAAGAAGCATAATGTCCACGTGGTTTCGTCTTTACCATTCTACAAAAGAGAAAAAACTGATAAGCAAAGAGGTAGTGGTGTTTTTGATAAATCTATCAAGGCGCTGCAAATGTTGAACGCTGTAGGTTACGCGCAGGAAGGTACAGGTCTAAAACTGGATCTGGTATATAATCCTTCCGGTGCATTTTTGCCAACAGATCAAAAGGCGATGGAGCAGGACTTCAAAAAAGCTTTGAAAGAAGATTTTAATATCGATTTTGGCAGTCTGTTCGCAATAACAAATTTACCCATAAGCCGATTCCTTGAATACCTTATAGCTTCTGAAAATTATGAAGATTATATGTATGCACTGGTAGAAGCTTATAATCCTGCAGCCGTTGAAAACGTGATGTGTACCAATACAATCTCCATTAGTTGGGATGGCTGGTTGTATGATTGTGATTTTAACCAGATGCTGGAACTAAAAGTAAATTCTAAAGTGCAGCATATTAGTGAATACAACGAAGATATTTTGAATGATCGAAATATTATCATTTCCCAACATTGCTACGGTTGTACTGCTGGAGCAGGAAGTAGTTGCCAGGGAACAGTAGCTTAA
- a CDS encoding arsenosugar biosynthesis-associated peroxidase-like protein, with protein MAKNYYDPADLRKFGEITEWSEELGNKFFDYYGKVFEEGALSAREKSLIALAVAHVVKCPYCIDAYTKDGLQRGITKEEMMEAVHAGAAIESGATLVHGVQMMNKYKKLSM; from the coding sequence ATGGCTAAAAATTATTATGATCCGGCAGACCTGAGAAAATTTGGAGAGATTACTGAATGGAGCGAAGAACTTGGAAACAAGTTTTTTGACTACTACGGTAAAGTATTCGAAGAAGGAGCTCTCTCTGCACGTGAGAAGTCATTGATCGCTCTTGCAGTAGCCCATGTAGTAAAATGTCCTTATTGTATAGATGCATATACCAAAGATGGATTACAACGTGGAATTACCAAAGAAGAGATGATGGAAGCGGTTCATGCCGGCGCTGCAATTGAAAGTGGTGCTACCCTTGTGCATGGTGTGCAAATGATGAATAAATACAAAAAGCTAAGTATGTAA
- a CDS encoding AraC family transcriptional regulator codes for MRIDVQTLPVNEIVQNIAQSLDADVQNRSGELLVEIPSEYGEGTIRGISFDSGMGYITYNCKFSQDVEIHFSLNTVHPLKFIFCSEGSISHCFQHSDDEHSIDTYQNIVVSSSGYDGHILYFKKDVQTHVSSLEIIRSVFAHRSNYDFKDLDPTLKELFKDAVSKKQFFYQGNYSIKSADLMDEINTKDFTGFLRNLFLEGKAFEMLTIQIDQYQDDENGENLPKILRKSDIEKVNYVAKRIQGDLSTNLSVETLAKEAGTNVNKLQEGFKYVYDLTVNKYMQHIKLEAAKEMLKLSEKNISEIVTSIGLNNRSYFSKIFKEKYGVSPKYFLQTKASMKEEEFEEN; via the coding sequence ATGAGAATTGATGTTCAAACGCTACCGGTTAATGAAATTGTGCAGAACATAGCACAATCGCTGGATGCAGATGTGCAAAATCGTAGCGGGGAACTTCTAGTCGAAATTCCTTCAGAGTATGGTGAAGGTACTATTCGAGGAATTAGTTTTGACTCCGGGATGGGCTATATCACCTACAATTGTAAATTTTCGCAGGATGTTGAAATACATTTTTCTCTAAATACCGTACACCCTTTAAAATTTATTTTCTGTTCTGAAGGGAGTATTAGCCATTGCTTTCAGCACAGTGATGATGAACACAGCATAGATACCTACCAGAACATTGTAGTGAGCAGCAGTGGATATGATGGACATATCCTATATTTTAAAAAGGATGTCCAAACCCATGTTTCGAGCCTGGAAATCATTAGATCTGTTTTTGCTCATCGTTCCAATTATGATTTTAAAGATCTTGATCCAACCTTGAAGGAGCTATTTAAAGACGCAGTTTCGAAAAAGCAATTTTTCTACCAGGGGAATTATAGTATTAAGTCGGCAGACTTAATGGATGAGATAAATACTAAAGATTTTACAGGATTTCTCCGTAACCTGTTTCTAGAAGGAAAAGCATTTGAAATGCTTACCATACAAATAGACCAGTATCAGGATGATGAGAATGGGGAGAATCTGCCAAAAATCTTAAGAAAGTCTGATATTGAAAAGGTGAATTATGTCGCCAAAAGAATTCAGGGTGATCTTAGTACAAATCTTTCCGTAGAAACGCTGGCGAAAGAAGCTGGAACCAATGTCAACAAACTTCAGGAAGGCTTTAAGTATGTTTACGATCTTACTGTAAATAAATATATGCAGCATATTAAGTTAGAAGCTGCCAAAGAAATGCTGAAACTTTCAGAAAAGAACATCTCAGAAATTGTAACGTCTATCGGACTCAACAATCGTAGTTACTTTTCCAAAATCTTTAAAGAAAAGTATGGAGTAAGTCCTAAATATTTCCTGCAAACCAAGGCAAGTATGAAAGAAGAGGAATTCGAAGAAAACTAG
- a CDS encoding SLC13 family permease, with product MNSRLKIIALVAGPLLFLILQLLGRPDSMPEAAFDVLCVTLWMAIWWVSEAIPIAVTALLPNILFPLTGAVSIEDTTAAFGHKYVFLYLGGFILAVAIERWGLHRRIALNIIQFIGADIKKIILGFMVATAFLSMWISNTATSVMMLPIGTAIISQLKDNPASAENENKIFGKALMLAIAYSASIGGIATLIGTPPNLVFAGIVEEIYGIEISFTKWLILGLPVSILLLIICWKYLTTKAFNFSQTEFPGGKAEIDRLKAELGHMSIQEKRVLAVFAITAFGWISRSYLLQPVLPFIDDTIIAMIAAVALFLIPAGKSKRKLVTWEEAVKIPWGIILLFGGGMALAKGFGESGLAVWIGEQLTNLENLPLLLLVVILIAAVNFLTEVTSNLATTAMLLPILAPMAIALDLHPYFLMVGATLAASCAFMLPVATPPNAVVFGSGYLRIPDMIKTGIWMNIVSIALLSLIVYFLLPYLWNFEPEVIPKKFLGDGS from the coding sequence ATGAATTCCAGACTAAAAATAATAGCGCTAGTAGCCGGGCCACTTCTTTTTCTTATTCTGCAGCTATTAGGTAGACCCGATTCTATGCCTGAAGCGGCATTTGATGTTCTCTGCGTAACATTGTGGATGGCGATCTGGTGGGTTTCTGAAGCAATTCCCATTGCGGTAACTGCTCTATTACCAAATATCCTTTTTCCTTTAACCGGAGCGGTAAGTATAGAGGATACAACCGCAGCTTTTGGTCATAAATATGTCTTTTTGTACCTGGGCGGCTTCATTCTCGCGGTGGCTATTGAAAGATGGGGTTTACATAGAAGGATTGCTCTGAATATCATTCAGTTCATAGGTGCAGATATCAAAAAGATCATTTTGGGATTTATGGTGGCAACGGCATTTCTCTCCATGTGGATTAGCAATACTGCTACTTCGGTAATGATGCTGCCCATTGGAACTGCAATTATCAGTCAGTTAAAAGACAATCCGGCAAGTGCAGAAAATGAAAATAAAATATTTGGTAAGGCCTTGATGCTGGCAATTGCCTATAGCGCCTCGATTGGCGGAATAGCAACTTTAATAGGTACTCCGCCCAATCTTGTTTTTGCCGGCATTGTAGAAGAAATATATGGTATCGAGATCAGTTTTACCAAATGGCTTATTCTTGGTTTGCCAGTATCGATTTTGCTTTTAATAATTTGCTGGAAGTATCTAACCACAAAAGCCTTCAATTTCAGTCAAACAGAATTTCCAGGAGGAAAGGCAGAGATCGACCGACTCAAAGCTGAACTGGGTCACATGAGCATACAGGAGAAAAGAGTTTTAGCAGTTTTTGCTATTACTGCATTTGGCTGGATTAGCAGAAGCTATCTCTTACAGCCAGTATTGCCGTTCATAGACGATACCATTATCGCGATGATCGCGGCTGTAGCTCTATTTCTAATTCCTGCAGGTAAGAGCAAAAGAAAACTGGTTACCTGGGAAGAAGCGGTTAAAATTCCCTGGGGAATTATTTTATTGTTTGGAGGAGGAATGGCACTTGCAAAAGGTTTTGGGGAAAGTGGTCTGGCGGTCTGGATAGGAGAACAATTGACGAATCTTGAAAATTTGCCATTACTTTTACTCGTAGTAATATTAATTGCTGCTGTCAATTTTCTAACTGAGGTGACTTCTAACCTGGCGACAACGGCCATGCTTTTACCAATTCTTGCTCCTATGGCGATCGCACTCGATTTACATCCTTATTTTTTAATGGTTGGAGCGACTCTGGCTGCCTCCTGTGCTTTTATGTTACCAGTTGCAACTCCGCCGAATGCCGTGGTTTTTGGGTCAGGTTATCTAAGAATCCCGGATATGATAAAAACAGGTATCTGGATGAATATTGTCAGCATAGCATTGCTAAGCCTGATCGTATATTTTCTATTGCCGTATTTGTGGAATTTCGAACCTGAAGTGATTCCGAAGAAATTTTTAGGAGATGGATCCTAG
- a CDS encoding SRPBCC domain-containing protein, with protein sequence MTNSEKLRISTKIQVAKSREDVFQTITDRKKLSKFFISEASSNLEVGKQITWKFPEFKFVEFSIEVLRVEFPEIIVITWEGAENHITTVTFELTEIEKNQTLVSVLEEGMQNDAEGIAWLGRNSEGWANFLACLKAYLEYGINLREGAFEFLRNDQKP encoded by the coding sequence ATGACAAATTCAGAGAAGCTTAGAATTAGTACAAAGATCCAGGTTGCCAAAAGCAGGGAAGATGTATTCCAGACAATAACAGACCGGAAGAAATTGAGCAAATTTTTTATTTCTGAAGCAAGTTCAAATCTCGAAGTAGGTAAGCAGATCACCTGGAAATTCCCGGAATTCAAGTTCGTTGAGTTTTCTATTGAAGTGCTACGGGTCGAATTTCCTGAAATTATTGTGATAACATGGGAAGGTGCCGAAAATCATATTACCACGGTAACTTTCGAACTTACTGAAATTGAAAAAAATCAAACTTTGGTTTCAGTTTTAGAAGAAGGAATGCAAAATGACGCTGAAGGGATTGCCTGGCTCGGCAGAAACTCGGAAGGTTGGGCAAATTTTCTGGCCTGTCTCAAAGCCTATCTTGAGTATGGGATCAATCTCAGGGAAGGCGCTTTTGAATTCTTACGAAATGATCAAAAACCCTAA
- the groL gene encoding chaperonin GroEL (60 kDa chaperone family; promotes refolding of misfolded polypeptides especially under stressful conditions; forms two stacked rings of heptamers to form a barrel-shaped 14mer; ends can be capped by GroES; misfolded proteins enter the barrel where they are refolded when GroES binds): MAKDIKFDIQARNGIKRGVDALANAVKVTLGPKGRNVIISKSFGAPTVTKDGVTVAKEIELEDPLENMGAQMVKEVASKTNDLAGDGTTTATVLAQAIVQEGLKNVAAGANPMDLKRGIDKAVESLTADLAKQTKEVGDSSEKIKQVASISANNDDVIGDLIAQAFGKVGKEGVITVEEAKGTETYVDVVEGMQFDRGYLSPYFVTNSEKMTADLEDPYILLFDKKISSMKDLLPVLEPVAQSGKPLLIIAEDVDGEALATLVVNKLRGSLKIAAVKAPGFGDRRKAMLEDIAILTGGTVISEERGFTLENATIDMLGTAEKVAIDKDNTTIVNGAGNNDDIQSRVNQIKSQIESTTSDYDREKLQERLAKLAGGVAVLYVGAASEVEMKEKKDRVDDALHATRAAVEEGIVAGGGVALVRAQAVLSKIKTENADEATGVQIVSKAIESPLRTIVQNAGGEGSVVINKVLEGKNDFGYDAKTDTYVDMLKAGIIDPKKVTRVALENAASVAGMILTTECALIDLPEDNAGGGMPQGMGGGMPGMM; encoded by the coding sequence ATGGCAAAAGATATAAAATTTGACATTCAGGCTCGTAATGGGATCAAACGTGGTGTTGATGCTTTGGCGAACGCTGTAAAAGTAACTTTAGGACCTAAAGGTCGTAACGTAATTATTAGTAAATCTTTCGGTGCACCAACTGTAACTAAAGATGGTGTAACTGTAGCGAAAGAAATCGAACTTGAGGATCCTTTAGAAAATATGGGAGCTCAGATGGTGAAGGAAGTTGCTTCCAAAACCAATGATCTTGCTGGTGACGGTACTACTACCGCTACAGTTCTTGCTCAGGCTATCGTACAGGAAGGTTTGAAGAACGTTGCTGCTGGTGCAAATCCAATGGACCTGAAACGTGGTATCGATAAGGCTGTTGAATCTCTTACTGCAGATCTTGCAAAGCAAACTAAAGAAGTAGGTGATTCTTCAGAAAAAATCAAGCAGGTTGCATCTATTTCGGCTAACAACGATGATGTTATTGGTGATTTGATCGCTCAGGCATTCGGAAAAGTTGGTAAAGAAGGTGTAATTACTGTAGAAGAAGCTAAAGGAACAGAGACTTATGTCGATGTTGTAGAAGGAATGCAGTTCGATAGAGGATATTTATCTCCTTATTTCGTAACGAATTCTGAGAAAATGACGGCAGATCTTGAAGATCCATACATCCTTCTTTTTGACAAGAAGATCTCTTCAATGAAAGATCTACTTCCAGTACTGGAGCCAGTAGCTCAGTCTGGAAAGCCTCTATTAATTATTGCTGAAGATGTTGATGGTGAAGCTCTTGCTACACTGGTAGTTAACAAACTTCGTGGTTCATTAAAAATCGCTGCAGTGAAAGCTCCAGGATTTGGTGACCGTAGAAAAGCAATGTTAGAAGATATTGCTATCCTTACTGGTGGTACTGTAATTTCTGAAGAAAGAGGATTTACTTTAGAAAACGCTACAATCGATATGTTGGGTACTGCTGAAAAAGTAGCGATCGACAAGGATAATACTACAATCGTTAACGGAGCTGGAAATAATGATGACATCCAGAGCAGAGTAAACCAGATCAAATCTCAGATCGAGTCTACTACTTCAGATTATGATAGAGAAAAGCTTCAGGAGCGTCTGGCTAAATTAGCTGGTGGTGTTGCAGTACTTTACGTAGGTGCAGCTTCAGAAGTAGAAATGAAAGAGAAGAAGGACAGAGTAGATGATGCACTTCACGCAACCAGAGCGGCTGTAGAAGAAGGTATTGTTGCTGGTGGGGGTGTTGCGTTAGTTAGAGCTCAGGCTGTACTAAGCAAGATAAAAACCGAAAATGCTGATGAAGCGACTGGAGTACAGATCGTTTCCAAAGCTATCGAATCTCCACTAAGAACTATCGTGCAAAATGCTGGTGGTGAAGGTTCAGTAGTGATTAACAAAGTATTGGAAGGTAAGAATGACTTCGGTTATGATGCCAAAACAGATACTTACGTAGACATGCTGAAAGCTGGTATTATTGATCCTAAGAAAGTAACAAGAGTAGCATTGGAAAATGCAGCTTCAGTTGCTGGAATGATCCTTACAACCGAATGTGCGCTTATTGATCTTCCAGAAGATAATGCTGGAGGTGGAATGCCACAAGGAATGGGCGGCGGTATGCCAGGAATGATGTAA
- a CDS encoding co-chaperone GroES: MGLNIKPLSDRVVIEPVAAENKTASGIIIPETAKEKPQKGKVVAVGGGTKDHDMTVKEGDTVLYGKYAGTELKLEGTDYLIMREDDILAIV, from the coding sequence ATGGGACTAAACATTAAGCCACTTTCAGACAGGGTTGTAATTGAGCCTGTTGCTGCAGAAAACAAGACTGCTTCTGGTATCATTATTCCTGAGACAGCTAAAGAAAAACCTCAAAAAGGTAAAGTTGTAGCTGTTGGTGGAGGTACCAAAGATCATGATATGACAGTTAAAGAAGGTGATACAGTTCTTTACGGTAAGTATGCTGGAACAGAGCTAAAACTTGAAGGAACAGATTACCTGATCATGAGGGAAGATGATATACTAGCAATAGTATAA
- the secG gene encoding preprotein translocase subunit SecG → MSTFTIFLALIIIVAFLLVVVIMVQNPKGGGLSSSFGGGGQQVGGVKKTGDFLDKSTWTLATLLLVLILLSNVAIMDKPAEAGTRVFESDEPVNTEMPAAQPATQTDNEQ, encoded by the coding sequence ATGAGCACATTCACTATATTTTTAGCTTTAATAATTATCGTAGCATTTTTGCTGGTAGTTGTGATCATGGTTCAAAACCCTAAGGGTGGAGGACTATCTTCTTCTTTTGGTGGCGGAGGTCAGCAAGTTGGAGGGGTTAAAAAGACTGGAGACTTTTTAGATAAAAGTACCTGGACACTTGCAACTTTATTGCTTGTTTTGATCCTGCTTTCTAACGTAGCTATTATGGATAAGCCAGCGGAAGCTGGAACAAGGGTTTTCGAAAGTGACGAACCTGTAAATACTGAAATGCCTGCAGCTCAACCAGCAACTCAAACTGACAATGAGCAGTAG
- a CDS encoding LptE family protein produces MTRFLSIITVLLVSLSLSSCMSYSFTGADTGDAETFQVNFFQNNADLVEPGIDRAFTISLQDLIQNQTSLSLTNTNGDLIFEGEITQFYVSPMSATAENTAAQSRLTIAVNVRYYNTLEPEKDFEKRFSFYYDYPAQQQLIGANLETALDEIYTRITQDIFNAALTDW; encoded by the coding sequence ATGACAAGATTTCTTAGCATTATCACAGTATTACTGGTGAGTTTGAGCTTATCTTCCTGTATGTCCTATTCCTTCACAGGAGCAGACACCGGAGATGCTGAAACATTTCAGGTAAATTTCTTCCAGAATAATGCAGATCTTGTGGAACCAGGTATAGACCGAGCTTTTACGATCTCCTTGCAGGACCTTATTCAGAATCAAACAAGTTTAAGTCTTACCAATACTAATGGGGATTTGATCTTTGAAGGTGAAATTACGCAGTTCTATGTGTCGCCAATGTCTGCAACTGCTGAAAATACCGCTGCGCAAAGTAGACTGACCATTGCGGTAAACGTTCGTTATTACAATACACTGGAACCGGAAAAGGATTTTGAAAAGCGTTTTTCTTTCTATTATGATTATCCAGCACAGCAACAATTGATCGGGGCAAACCTGGAGACGGCACTGGACGAGATCTATACCAGAATTACACAGGATATTTTTAACGCAGCGCTTACCGACTGGTAA
- a CDS encoding sigma-54 dependent transcriptional regulator yields the protein MESVQAIKQRFGIIGDDPKLNRAVEKAIQVAPTDISVLVTGESGVGKESIPKIIHALSHRKHGKYIAVNCGAIPEGTIDSELFGHEKGAFTGATQTRSGYFEVADGGTIFLDEVGELPLPTQVRLLRVLENGEFIKVGSSKVQKTDVRIVAATNINMFENIKKDKFREDLYYRLSTVEIGLPPLRERKGDIHLLFRKFASDFGLKYKMPTIKLDDEAVALLLKYRWGGNIRQLRNIAEQVSVLEQKRNISGDELRQYLPDIGSNLPAVISDKKKEGDFSNEREILYKVLFDMKSDLNDLKKLTLKLMQEGDSKQVQDENEGLIEKIYGNSGDDIDEADIDEDELNVLQIPQQNSSSPSQEEKDKYYFAEEIEEEETLSLQDKELELIKKSLERHSGKRKAAAEELGISERTLYRKIKQYNL from the coding sequence ATGGAATCAGTTCAGGCAATTAAACAGCGATTTGGAATTATTGGAGATGATCCAAAGCTCAATCGTGCAGTAGAAAAAGCAATTCAGGTTGCGCCCACAGATATTTCAGTACTTGTTACCGGAGAAAGTGGTGTGGGTAAGGAAAGTATTCCGAAGATCATTCACGCGCTTTCTCATCGTAAACACGGGAAGTACATCGCAGTGAACTGTGGAGCAATTCCTGAAGGAACTATCGATAGTGAACTGTTCGGACACGAAAAAGGTGCATTTACCGGTGCTACTCAAACCAGAAGTGGTTATTTCGAGGTAGCCGATGGTGGAACCATATTTCTTGATGAAGTAGGAGAGTTGCCTTTACCAACGCAGGTAAGATTACTTCGCGTACTGGAAAATGGTGAATTTATAAAAGTAGGTTCTTCAAAAGTTCAGAAAACCGATGTTCGCATCGTGGCTGCTACGAATATTAATATGTTCGAGAACATTAAAAAGGACAAATTCCGGGAAGATCTTTATTACCGTTTGAGTACAGTGGAAATTGGATTGCCACCACTACGGGAAAGAAAAGGTGATATCCATTTACTTTTCAGGAAATTTGCTTCAGATTTTGGATTGAAGTACAAGATGCCCACGATCAAACTTGATGATGAAGCCGTTGCTTTGTTGCTAAAATATCGTTGGGGAGGAAATATTCGTCAGCTACGAAATATTGCAGAGCAGGTTTCCGTTTTGGAACAGAAGAGAAATATTAGCGGCGATGAACTAAGACAATATCTTCCGGATATTGGCAGTAATCTACCGGCAGTCATTTCAGATAAAAAGAAGGAAGGAGATTTCAGCAATGAGAGAGAGATCCTTTACAAGGTACTTTTCGATATGAAGAGTGACCTGAACGATTTAAAGAAATTAACGCTGAAGTTAATGCAGGAGGGAGATAGTAAGCAGGTTCAGGATGAGAATGAAGGTCTTATCGAAAAGATTTATGGGAATAGTGGCGATGATATCGACGAAGCAGATATTGATGAAGATGAGCTGAATGTTCTTCAAATTCCGCAACAAAATTCTTCTTCACCAAGTCAGGAAGAAAAGGATAAGTATTATTTTGCTGAAGAAATCGAAGAGGAAGAAACACTTTCTCTTCAGGATAAAGAGTTGGAGCTAATTAAAAAGTCGCTGGAAAGACACAGTGGGAAGCGCAAGGCTGCGGCAGAAGAATTGGGAATAAGTGAACGAACTTTATATCGAAAGATCAAACAATACAATTTATAA